The genomic DNA GAATAAGAAGGCTGCCAATAGTTAAGGATAAAAAAATTATTGGCGAGCTTACGCTTCATCATTTAATAATCAAATATTATGCAGCTACGCAATATCATTCGATAGTAGAAGAATAGAATAACATTATGTTTCCCCCAGGTGAACATTTTACATAAAACTTTATACTTGCTTTTATTCATTTATGTAGGTGATTTGAATGAGAAAGGAAGTAGGACTGGCAGTAATATGCCTTTTTATTTTAAGCAGCTTGAGCGGCTGTATTAACGAGAAAGGGGTTGTGGGCATACCTCCTGTCGTTGGTGATCCAAAGTCTGCATTTGCTTCGTATTATTCCCATGTAGGGTTTTCCATAAATTTAAGTGCTGCAAACTACAATTTGCCGTTAAACCTGGATGAAATTACAAATTTTAACGACATGGATGCCATATTCAAGTTAAGTGGAGAGCAAAAGTCTTTACTGAGTGAAAACGGGTTTGTCGTCATTGATTATGGAAACGTAAGCGATATTACCGAGCCTTATAAAACTTTGAAAGATTGGGGTATCCCCATTTTTGTCACGTCCGATACTCTTCTCCATCTCTATCACGTACAGTTCAATGAATTATTAAAAAGCATTGAGGAAAGAGAATTTTTTGATAGTCTTTTAAACATAAGCCTGGCAATGACTGAAAGGTCGAAGGAAGATTATAACTCATTTGCTGATCCATTACTGAAAGAAGCGGCAAGGCGTAACGTGGCTTTTTTTATGGTTGGGCTGGAGCTTCTGCAAACTCCTCCGGAGGGATACAACAGCTCTGAGAATATACGTGAAATCAACATTGAAGTTCCCGGATATGTAAAAAATGAAATTGAAGCCGAGCTTAACGCCGTTGAAAATCATGAAGGTTTTAAAACAAGTGCCATCTTTGGCTATGAAGAGGATTATTCACAGTATGTTCCGAGAGGACATTACACCCAGTCGGAGAGATTGGCGAGATATTTCAAGGCAATGATGTGGTACGGCAGGATGGCATTTTTGCTCAAAGGCGGCACTTATCCCGACAGCCTTGTAAGTGAAGAAGAT from Candidatus Thermoplasmatota archaeon includes the following:
- a CDS encoding DUF3160 domain-containing protein translates to MRKEVGLAVICLFILSSLSGCINEKGVVGIPPVVGDPKSAFASYYSHVGFSINLSAANYNLPLNLDEITNFNDMDAIFKLSGEQKSLLSENGFVVIDYGNVSDITEPYKTLKDWGIPIFVTSDTLLHLYHVQFNELLKSIEEREFFDSLLNISLAMTERSKEDYNSFADPLLKEAARRNVAFFMVGLELLQTPPEGYNSSENIREINIEVPGYVKNEIEAELNAVENHEGFKTSAIFGYEEDYSQYVPRGHYTQSERLARYFKAMMWYGRMAFLLKGGTYPDSLVSEEDAKTATVQASLISIELNDTTIGNSTAMGTWERMYAITSFFVGLADDLTPFEYSDAIEKVFGAAFNFTDLANDENLLALTAELAQLRSPQIYGGSGVCVIYPPFTREKLNECLEKTKGMRFMGQRFVPDSYIFQQLVSPAVGMYIGNKFGDEKPFTMEMTAGGPARCFPRGLDVMAVLGSERAVDILTYEGDTEYEGINTSYGKQLDILNGSSKDFSVNFLNSISSNWQ